The following proteins are co-located in the Carassius gibelio isolate Cgi1373 ecotype wild population from Czech Republic chromosome A21, carGib1.2-hapl.c, whole genome shotgun sequence genome:
- the LOC127941730 gene encoding protein sprouty homolog 3: protein MDPVPPIRMDRESLDLQQVPVLSIDQIRAIRANNDYVERPVAMEHASQVGFIYTYDERHSQMSRSQSQNQHSHLAHLSRSSTVSSMSRGSAASDQRLLTGLTPSHSGLATVVRSQPKGDLKPESLGKGLADSEDLGLHLFICERCGHCKCQECCAPRSLPSCWTCGQRCLCSAENVLEYGTCLCCVKGVFYHCSADKEDSCVDRPCSCAPAHACSRWSAMAFLALCLPCLCCYPPAKLCLTLCQRGYDRATRPGCQCSNTNTVCRTISATNPAAFRKTLEKPV, encoded by the coding sequence ATGGATCCAGTACCACCTATTCGGATGGACCGTGAAAGCTTGGATCTTCAGCAGGTCCCTGTGTTGTCCATTGACCAGATCCGTGCTATAAGGGCTAATAATGACTATGTGGAACGCCCTGTGGCAATGGAGCATGCGTCTCAGGTTGGTTTCATCTATACATATGATGAACGACACTCTCAGATGTCTCGCAGTCAAAGTCAGAACCAACATTCCCATTTGGCCCACTTAAGTCGCTCCAGTACCGTGAGCTCCATGTCTCGTGGCAGTGCTGCTTCAGATCAGAGACTTCTTACTGGATTAACGCCTTCCCATTCTGGTCTAGCGACTGTAGTGAGGTCTCAGCCCAAAGGTGACTTGAAACCCGAGTCTCTGGGCAAAGGACTGGCTGACAGTGAGGACTTGGGCCTGCATCTCTTCATCTGTGAACGTTGCGGCCACTGCAAGTGCCAGGAGTGCTGTGCCCCTCGTAGCTTGCCCTCCTGTTGGACCTGTGGCCAGCGCTGCTTATGTTCTGCAGAAAACGTCTTGGAGTACGGCACCTGCCTGTGCTGTGTGAAGGGTGTGTTCTACCACTGTTCTGCAGATAAAGAGGACAGCTGTGTTGATCGACCATGCTCCTGTGCCCCAGCTCATGCCTGCTCCCGTTGGAGTGCTATGGCCTTCCTGGCTCTCTGCCTGCCTTGCCTGTGCTGCTACCCTCCTGCCAAGCTGTGCCTCACTCTGTGCCAGCGTGGCTACGATCGTGCCACCCGTCCCGGCTGCCAATGCAGCAACACCAACACTGTGTGCCGCACGATCTCTGCCACCAACCCTGCGGCCTTTCGTAAAACCCTAGAAAAGCCTGTATGA